The genome window ATTTCTCCCAATAATCAATTTTAAAATGGTCTTAAGtcctaatttattttttccatatatttcAGTACATCGTGTCAGCCCCTAATCAAGGAGAAGTTCTCGAGGGAATGTTTGTGCCCTGGTGCTCTAACTGCAATTCGAATGTGTTGCTGCAGGCCGTGGGTGTCGTGGGTGCTGTTATTATGCCGCACAATCTCTACCTGCATTCCGCCTTGGTTAAGGTATAGAAACTAGCTTTTCTGTGACTTCGTAATTACATACCAATTTTCTGTTAACAGTCCCGCGATATAGACCGTCGCCAGACGAAGAAAGTTAGCGAAGCGAATTTTTACTTCTTCATCGAGGCGTCGGTAGCCTTGTTTGTGTCCTTCATCATTAACCTGTTTGTGGTGGCTGTGTTTGCCCATGGCATGTATGGCAAAACTAATAATGATGTGGTAAGTAGActtttaaaatacaaattatgtgtaaaataattgctaactCTTTGTGGCCCAATAGGTTGAAGTGTGTAAAGACAAGTCGATGTACGAAGATGCCAAAATGTCTTTTGTGGACAATGTGAATGGAACCGCGATCATCGATGCGGATCTATACAAGGGCGGTCTTTTCCTTGGCTGCACATTTGGGGCTGTCGCCATGTACATTTGGGGTGTGGGCATTCTAGCTGCTGGCCAGAGTTCCACCATGACGGGCACATACGCCGGTCAGTTCTCAATGGAAGGCTTCTTGAATCTGCAGTGGCCTCGCTGGTGTCGCGTGCTGGTCACGCGCTGCATTGCCATTATTCCCACCTTCTGCCTGGCCATGTTCAGCAAGATGGAAGATTTGACTAGCATGAACGATATCCTGAATGCGGTAATGTCGCTCCAGCTGCCATTCGCTGCCATACCCACCATCGCCTTCACCTCGTGCGCAGCCATAATGGGCGAGTTTGTTAATGGACTGTAAGTGATACAGACACTTTTAATTGATTATCGTGCATTCTTTAACTTTTTGTATTCACAGGGGCAACAAAATCGTATCCATACTGCTCACCATTGTGGTGATTGGCGTTAATTTGTACTTTGTGGTGGTGCAAGTAGAGAATATGGAAATTAAAGGCGGCTTGCTGGCCCTAGTCTGTGAGTAGTCAATTGCCACAATTTAAACCGAATCTAATgtatttttccttttgccaATTACAGGTATTTTTGCCATTCTGTATATACTTTTCAACCTCTACCTTGTGATACACATGGCTGCCTGCATGGGCAATCAGCGTTTGATGAACAGCCGGGTAAGTACTTGGCCGCAACTAGTTGGGTCACTTATCAAAAGGTCTTAGAGAATCACAAATTAGGCGAACTTTTTGACACATTTTAAAGCATCACAGATACCGCCATAAACGGACTGACTTTATCAAATTACGTGACTGACCACATATGGTTCTTGGGGGCTTTGAGGGCTTATGCCTACTTCATCAACTGGTACTCAAGGTCTTTTCTGTTTACAGTGGGTGCAGCGTTTCGTGTTGCCAAGCCAGAACAGCTTTTCGATAAAGAACGCCAACTCGACGTATGCCAGGTATGTTCCCGATTTTTGATTCCAACCATCCAACCACATAACCATCCACAACACACTCGAATGCACAAACTCTCTCGATCTGCATCTCCTTTCTTAAAAGCTATCTCTTCTAACCCATAGTTTGTGATTATGTTTTTAACCGCTCTGCTTTCAACCAAATTGGCCTACCTTCCCAATTATTCTAATCTTATCTCATCTGTACTTACTTTCTATCTCTAACTGTACTAATCTACATTTGGTTACGATCTCTGAACTGAAACTAAACCCCCAAACCGTATCTTGCTGTGCTCTCTTCTTTCGATTCTTCACAGTGATGTAACCTTAGTTGTAGGCGATTCAGCTACTAACACGGTGAAAGGTCTTGATACCGTCTCGGAGAAAGTGCCTAACTGAATCATCCCGGTGACTCAATCAGGCCAAACTCCCCCACACACCCTTGTGATATTAACACTAAATCACACGCTTAACACTACTAACACGTACCTAGTAGGGCTCTACGCAACCCTTAGCATTTGTAAGGCATGTCTTTAGGGGAACTACGATTGTACATAAAAAGCATTTACCCATCAACGATGGGGTCCTATAGATAGTAAGCTTGACTGCGGTAAGTCTCCGATAATTGCTTAATCGAGCCATGGGTATTATGTACTCATAAGGCTTTGGCGCTTAGCATGTTAAATAAAGTTGCATTTATCACTAAGTATTATTTTAGAAGTCTTTCAATTTATTGGTAATTGGTATTTGGCCATAAGTGCGAATATAAGCCATTTTACGATTGGAATTTGATTGCACATATGTACAAGGAATTAGTACGAAATAAGGAAACAATTAGTAACTACATGTTACATTTGATTAagtattaaaatatattagaTTATTTTAAGTATATTTTTTGTAATGGGCATAAAGCACATTGGGCGTGGCTCATTCATCACCCTAATACCACTAAAATAACTGGAAATCCAAATAAATGTGGGttatttttgaataattttgtaTCACAACATATTTCTTTTATTATATGTACTTGGAAACCCTGCTCTCTCTCTGtatgtgtctgtgtgtttCACCACTGTCCCCCTCATTATCCGTTCTATCTTATACACCATACACCCTACTCTTATACTCGGTGTGTCTACAAAACGACTGGATTGATTGATGTTTTCCGTTTCCCATTCATTTGTGGTTAATTGAAATGTGCGAAACAAATGTacaaaacaacaactacaacgaAATCCACCAACTATTCAAATtgacaaaacacaaaaacaaatttaaacacGAACTCACTctaaacacgcacacacgcaacgaccacaaaaatgtgttttattTCTGTGAGGAAATGGATTTTTTGGCATTGATACAAACCAATTGAAATTACTTTTCGAAACTTTTGAttgaaatttttcaaaattgatTCCGAAAGAATTGCGCATAATATGCAAAATTTCAATGCAACATAAGCCAAGGCAAAACCAAATCGAAGCCAATTGAAATGGCTGAATTGTAATTGATCAATTGTAGAACGGGTGCCATGACCGTTGAAAAAACTAAGAGGGTACCCAAATAAAAATCCATTTTAGCTCACTTGACTTTAGAAATATCATGGGCAAAATGCGCCGCGCCCCAAAATGTGCTGGTCAAAACTGATTTTTTCTCTTTGCCTGGTGACCCATCAACTtgtactactactactacttcGAATCTGGATCGGATCCTGGTTATAATGTATATAGTGAGCTGACGCTTAACGATAATGGAGCCGCAAGAAGCTCCATTCAGAATCCAAACCAGAATCTCACCCAACGAAACCAACTAAGATAGTTTTAAGCGTGATTTCCTCAGCCTTCTGAAGCCGATTTTAATGTTTGAAGCTTACTCCCAAGTACTTTATGTAAATGTTGTAGAAAATGTATGGTCTAAGATTGTGCACTTTAAGTATTTTCCCCTTTTATGATCTGTCTAGCCTATTTATTAAACGAATTGTACGTACTACTCTTTTGTATACATTTTGTTGATATTAGAAGCGTTGTATAAACCATTGTTTACTTTTTAGAACTCGTATGTATAGTAGTAGTCATAATTTATTAACTCTAGAAATAAATGAATTTCATACAATTTTCCAGTATCTTCTCCGGACAATAAAAATACCAATTTCGATGTTGTGTTCTCTGGTGGTTTTTTACTTTCTACTTCGTATACTTGTTTACGTGTGAATTAAAATGTGTTTCTGAATTTCATGATGCGTTTATATCTGTTTGTTTTGGCTAACTTTGTATGTGACTCAAATTGAGTTATAGCTTACTTTAAATGTATCAtgtatttttatgtttttgtatTTACTAAGCTGTTCTACAGCTACAAAGGTTTTCAATATATTGATTTTTTAATCAGTTTAAAATAGCTACTTTTTCTTCGAAATTTACACTTCAATCCAAAAATTGAGGACATCTTGATATATCCTATCCATTTGTATATACAAGATATTAGGTTTATTCGAAACATAGCTGTTTTAATCCTTTGTGCAGGATTTacatgaaaaaatacaaaaatacaaGCAATCGCGAAATACATTATCTTTTATAAGTTTTAGATTTGTTGTACAggataaatatgtaaataggGATAGCTATTTCTGCTCTTGCAGGTTTCTGTGCAAATATGAGATATGTTTTTAAATTCAGTTTTACTTTCTGAATTTAAGAGAAGATAGTATGTTTACATATAAgtttgttaaataaataataaaatcgaAAAGCACAATAAAAAACCATTACTAATTAAATGTATATCAAGGGCATTACTTAAAAAGCGACGGAAACATTTTCGGCGTGtatcttaaataaataaataaattgaatagaAATGTTTGTTAAGTATAAATTGTTTTTGACTCATTGAATTTAAAGTTGCTTTCTATGTCGACCTTCTCAATCGAAGTGAGCCTCTGCaaattttcaatgttttcTTCTGTAACCTTgtcataattaaatttgcattgtCGAGAGATTCGCACCCAAATCCACCGGACACTCTCCCCGCATCAACCATCAATCATTATTCATTTATAACAATTTTTTTGCGATTTCCTTGCAGGATTGCCACGAGTTCGGACCAGGAGCCGGAGGGCTTGGCTGGTGAGGATGCGTAGCCATTACTGTGCTGCACTGATTCTGATGGCAGTGAGGAGGTTTGTttcaccaacagcaacaacaacgagctCGGCTGCCCCAGCAGCAATCTGAACGGAACTGGGGGTCAGCACGTCGTCCTCAGCTAGCGGTGGCATTCGAATTGGTTCCGTGAATGCCGCCGCCTTAACAAACCACTCGACAACGGACACAATGTGGCAGAGTTCTTCGGGGCCAGGTTAAAATCCGGTTCAACCTGGCTGGCGGGGATTGGGTTGGCGTCCGTTGTTGCTTCGGGTATACTTATTTAAGAGGTTCTCCGAGAGGACCTGGGATCAGTGTAACACAATAACTAAATTCTAATTCAAAAGCGTACCAAATGAACTCTACTTACTGAGAAGCGCGAAGAGACAAAATAGAAAATCCATGAGATCGTCTAAATTATCACTAATCGAAGGCACttttaattaaagcaaatagtTTAAAAGTCTAATAATAAGGCTGTGAAATTAACTGAGTGTAAATCGAACCACTTCAATTGTCTAATCGTATTTCAATTTGTCTGTAAAATGATATAATTGTATGTCTCTACATTGAACGTATGTGAGTAATTATTTatcaaatgttttaaaacgATACTTTGTactttgtatttattttgtacTGTTTAACCTAAGAACTCCCTATTTAAAGCTGCACTTTTTAATGGAAACTAAAGGTCCAGAGGAGTCCATCATCTCCTAGATAgttgcaaaaaaatattttaaaaattgttgtgTACAAAAATCGCTATAAATAAAGATTTGTATTATATTAAGAAACACCTGCCCCGCTGGTCTTTGTATTCAAGTTTACAAGATTTAAGCTGGAAAGAGCATCTATATACGTTAAAGTTACATGAATCGGAAACCACCGAAAGATATTTTAGGGACTTATGTCATAGCCTACAGATAATTGCTGTTATGTTAAGTTGTATTTAAAATCAGTGTAATGACCGATTAGTTGACTGAAAGTGAAAATGACTGCCCCAAAAGCTTAATGAGGTAATCATTGGATCGCTCCAGCTACAAAGTGTTAGGTGTCAGGTGTCAgggcgtgggcgtgggcgtgggtATCTAATATATCCATTTATCGAAGTGATTATTGActgatttgcatttgcatgtAACCGGCAATTGTCTGACGATGCTTAATGGCCTATAAAAGCGAATAGTTAGTCACAAGCCACTCATTAATTATCACTAAATCAAATCGAAATGAGACTAATCGTGTTCGTTTGCTGCCTGTGGATGGCTCGAAGTTTGGGGCAGTTGCGTAAGTGAAAGGATATTCCTAGGATACTTAAATGAGCTGTTGGAACTTGTACAACTTTTAGCTCCTGAGATCGAGAAATGCAAGGCTGGCGATTCCATCTGCATAGCGGAAACTGTCACCAGGATTCTGCGCTTGTATCCCAAGGGTCTGCCCTCCATTGGATTGGTTGGTCTGGACTCCATTTGGTTCGAGGATGTCGTCGTCAGTCGGTTGGAACCAGATGGGTCATCTACTTTGGATTTGAAATTCCATAACCTAACCGTAATAGGATTCGCGGACTCCACAGTGGCGGAGGCAAAGGGATTCGAAGCGGATCTGCCGCGGGTCCTCGAGTTGAGTGGCTGGATTCCATTGCTGAAACTCAATGGATATTACGAGATGCGGGGCAGTTTGCTGACCATGCCCATTCATGGCAAAGGTCAAGCCCAGGTGGAGATCAGGGAATGCCGCGTTCGCTGCAAGGTGCGGGTTTTGGAGGATCTCCGAGACGATGGCAAGCTATACGCCGGAATATCCAAGGTCAAGTGCTTGCTGGATGTGCAGGGGTAATGTCGCACTTTAAACTGATTTCCAAATGATTTCTAACAAAAAGTCTCCTTGTCAGCATGCACTTGAATTTCGAAAATCTTTTCAACAATCCTGAAATGAGCGATGCCATGAACGCTGTGGCCAACACAAAGTGGCTGGAAATTTGGCATACCCTTCGCAGGGGTATCACCTCTGCAGTGGATCAGTTGGTCGAGTCGATTCTCAAGCGAGTAGCTAACAAGTTACCATATGACGATTTCTATAGAGACTAGAAGTACCATGCATATTTGGTTTAAGCCTAGCTctaaaaacatttataagaaatggttaaatattatttcttattattaCTGTTTTTCAAATGTGTATGGTCGAGCTTACAAATCAAaagcattttcaatttgttgtGGAGGATGGCTTAATCTGCaagtattatattttaataatattatccTGTGGACCACACTAAGAGTATTCAATTCAATGTATTCATCTCATTAAATTATTTTGGTCTTTGTTTATGTCTCTTTCTTGCGGATACGTGCAGATACTACCTCTCAATTCACTATAATAATATAAACGTTTTATGATGTAATGGTCTAAAACTTGTTAAAGCTATAATATAGCTTTAAAATGAATAGTTTAACTTTAAGATTTGCCATTGAAAAAATGCAATTCAGCTTGGCATGTCTCGCAATAGTAGATTTCTTGGCTTAAGCCGATGAATTACGTAAGACTTTACAGAATCTGTAAACGTGATCCCAcgaatttacattttaaacaGCTACTGGGATTGAAAAGTGAGAAAGCGGAGATCTATAGGAAACCACTGGACGGTTTTGAGAATTTGAGTGACCAAAGGTTTTATGGTATTAGGCACATCGCTATGACCAAGATTCAGATCCGAGGCGTCCACAGATTGAGATACATTGCCAAATAACCACAGCACGGTTTCTATTCATATCTTAATTTCTCGGCTTCATAAAAAATGTTATGGGTGAATGCAAATCTGATTTTCAGAACGTTGGGTTTGTTGCTCAGTTCTTTCTTAATGTCGAAAACAAAGGATATGCTTAGTCCTAGTATTTTCATAGATCGGCATATTGAAATCTTTTCTTATTACACAGCACAGTTTGGTTTTTAGTTGGATTCAGCACAATAATAATCTCTTCGGGGACAACACTGATCATTCCGTGATCGTTAACGAATATTATTAGTAATAATTTTGAGGAGTATTGGATCGATCTCGAACCGGATTTCGTAATTGTAAAACTAAATGTTTCTTTAAATCTGTTAAGTCAACTACGTTTACTTGATTTCTGTGTTGCAACTGCGTTAATCGATTGAAAATCTTGTTCAGGTGTGGTGAAAGCTTGGGAATCGGAAGCTTTTAAGCTGAGATCTCATTCTAAGGGGTGAGATCGAAACGGGCGTTAATTTaagcaattaattaaatttatttcagcACTGAGAAGAAAAAATTACCTAAACATTAGTATATGTATTACAAACTGTGTTGTAATCAGTACActtataaatgattttttcaGTGAGTGTAACACGTTGGTAACACGTTATGATAATAGGCACTGCTTAGATTTCCTTATGAATGTTCCGCCACTACAACAAATCCGATTGAATCACAAAGTAGTTGGCATCGGCTATGCAAGTGCATCGGTCTACTGAGAGCTTAAGCGTTACCTGTGGAGTATTCGAGTTTATTTCGCTGTCAGATGCATTTCCTGGCCTACGTGATTATAACGATTCAGCTGTTCGGTGGACTGCATGGCCAGAAGTTGCGTGGGTATCTTAATCAAATGCCCTTGATTGAGCCGGCTAAACAAGATCATCTTCCACAGCTGCCAAGGTGAAAAAATGTCACTACGGTGACGGAAAGTGCCTGGTGGAGTCGGCAAATGCACTTCTGAAAGATTTTCCAAAAGGCATTCCCGAGATCGATCTGAAACCCTTCAATGTGCTGCCCGTGAGGGATTGGGTGCTGGTCAACGATTCACAGGTGGGCGGTGCCTGGTACTACTTCAATCTAATCAATCAGATCAACTACGGCTTCGAGAACACCACGATCACGGAGATCAGGGGATTCGACAAGGATCCCACCACTACCAAGATCGAAATTCACGGCAAGATTCCCCGACTGGTTTACAAGGGCGACTATGTGGCCAAGGGTCGGATGCTCTGGTTCGTCGATATTCACTCTCAGGGAACGTCGGAGTCGGATTTCCTCAATTTTCAGTTCGTTCTTACGCTGAAAGTGCGCGTCGAGTACAGAAACAACAAGAGATATTTAAAGATCTACGAGCTAGTTCCTAATATAAGGCTGGACCGGTGAGTCTACTAGATATATCTATACTCATTCTTATTGTAATACCCTACATTATTTTCTTTCTAATCCTAGCTGGATAATGTGGCTAGACAACTTCTTTCCCGACAATGAAGACCTGACCATTGCAGTTAACAATCTGTTCAACCGGAATTGGGTGGAGTTCTGGAACGAACTGGAGCCGGGTATTCTGCGTTTGTTCGAAACCGTCTTTTTAAGTCTATTTGAGGATTTATTCGAAAAAGTACCATACGATAATCTGTTCCTAGCCGATGAAGACTCAAAATAATCTTAAGTTTCAATATTGTTTACCTAAACGTTTTTGCTAGTAAAAATAAAGTAGGATATTCGTAAATTTTGTGCTAAGAGCACCTTATTATACCCCGTATGTGATCAGTTTGAGGggaaaaatatgtatatgataGGAAAACTGGTTCTCGATTTATGCGCATTCCTGCCAGGTTTGTTGGCCTTTGAAAACTGCAATTGCAATATAAGAGTCATACTTGTTATAAATTGTTAGTTTATTAGCCAATTGAATTAGTGGCAATACAAGTTTAGAAATGGTGCAATTGATCTTGGATCTGATTCCTCAACTAATTTTCATTCTTAACTGCAAAGCTTTGAGTAGGtacttaataaaaatcataacAAATCTCAATCTGCCTAGATTTCATACATGATTCCGGGATTCCGAAAGTTTTtacattaatatttaaaatcgaAGTGAGGTATGGTATGTTTGGGAAATCGCTGGTTTTTTGAAAATTAGGTCCTTTCCTGAAGTTTTTAATGAAGATTGAAAGAATACGAGACGCTTGAAtcgttttaattatatttccaACATCTTAATGCTCATATAAAGGGATCTGTGTGCAACTGCAATTGTAAAATAGCTCGTATATcattacaaataaaatatttttttcattgaATAATTGAATAATCTCAAGTTGAAAATGCAAATAGGACAAGTAGAGCTTTCAACAAAACCGGTTGCACTTAAGCGCACAACTTAGTTCTAGTTGTTGCTCCACCTATGGTTTCAAATCGAAGTCGTCGGGTGAAGGCACTAGAAGTCATCATGGAATACTAGTGGCACAAATATATCAAAATGAGAGATGCAATATTCGTGCTGGTGCTCCTGCAGATCATCGGATTGTTGCAGGGCCAAATTCTGCGTaggtaacaaaaaaaaaacgggcGTCGCGTTGTTTCTAGGTGATTTAAGGAATAatatactttttattattactcGGTACCGCAGCAAAGGAAATTAAGAAGTGTCATTTTGGAGATTCTAAGTGCATCGTTAATTCCATGAATGCCATAATAAAGAAATATCCCAAAGGCATACCGGCGATCGGATTGAAGCCCATTGATGTGGTGGACATTAGGGACTCAAAGTTCTGGAATGACGCAATGGTGGGCGCCTTCTGGTTGAACTTCGATCTCTTTAATCAAGTGAACTACGGCTTCGAGAACACGACGATCACAAAGGTGAGTGGGTTCGATGAGAATCCCACATCCAGCTTGATTGAAATACACGGCCGGATACCCAGTCTCATCCACAAGGGCGACTACTTCAGTATGGGAAGGGTGTGGATTGTACGGATGAATTCCACGGGGGAATCCCTTTCGGACTTTCAAAACTTTCGCTTTGTTCTCAAGCTGAAGGTCATAATGGAGTATCGCAATAATAAGCGCTACTTGAAGATATACGAGCTAACCCCCTTCGTGACCATGGACCGGTGAGTTGACCAATTGAGCGCCAATGTAATCCGATGTTAACTGACCAAGCATTGCTCTACAGATGGGTATTCTGGCTAGACAACTTTTTCGAATCCAACACGGATATGACGATAGCCATTAATCAGGTGTTCAATCTGCACTGGGTTGAGTTTTGGAACGAGCTGGAGCCCACAAACCTGAAAATATTCGCCGGTGTGTTTCGCTCCGTTTTCGAGGATATTTTCAAAAAGGTCTCATACGATGACATGTTCTTGCCGATTTCCAAAGAGTTCGAAGTAAACGATTAAAGGTGATTAAAGATATTA of Drosophila mauritiana strain mau12 chromosome 3R, ASM438214v1, whole genome shotgun sequence contains these proteins:
- the LOC117143148 gene encoding protein Malvolio isoform X2; its protein translation is MSSNEAYHEPGAGGDGPGGSSGASDGGSQRSNQLHHQQILNETTYLKPAAKQAYFSDEKVLIPDDDSTNVGFSFRKLWAFTGPGFLMSIAYLDPGNIESDMQSGAAAKYKILWVLLWATVLGLLMQRLAARLGVVTGLHLAEMCYRQYKRLPRWILWIMIEIAIIGSDMQEVIGTAIAIYLLSNKVVPLWGGVLITIVDTFTFLFLDKYGLRKLEFLFGTLITIMAVSFGYEYIVSAPNQGEVLEGMFVPWCSNCNSNVLLQAVGVVGAVIMPHNLYLHSALVKSRDIDRRQTKKVSEANFYFFIEASVALFVSFIINLFVVAVFAHGMYGKTNNDVVEVCKDKSMYEDAKMSFVDNVNGTAIIDADLYKGGLFLGCTFGAVAMYIWGVGILAAGQSSTMTGTYAGQFSMEGFLNLQWPRWCRVLVTRCIAIIPTFCLAMFSKMEDLTSMNDILNAVMSLQLPFAAIPTIAFTSCAAIMGEFVNGLGNKIVSILLTIVVIGVNLYFVVVQVENMEIKGGLLALVCIFAILYILFNLYLVIHMAACMGNQRLMNSRWVQRFVLPSQNSFSIKNANSTYARIATSSDQEPEGLAGEDA
- the LOC117143482 gene encoding uncharacterized protein LOC117143482, producing MRDAIFVLVLLQIIGLLQGQILPKEIKKCHFGDSKCIVNSMNAIIKKYPKGIPAIGLKPIDVVDIRDSKFWNDAMVGAFWLNFDLFNQVNYGFENTTITKVSGFDENPTSSLIEIHGRIPSLIHKGDYFSMGRVWIVRMNSTGESLSDFQNFRFVLKLKVIMEYRNNKRYLKIYELTPFVTMDRWVFWLDNFFESNTDMTIAINQVFNLHWVEFWNELEPTNLKIFAGVFRSVFEDIFKKVSYDDMFLPISKEFEVND
- the LOC117143149 gene encoding uncharacterized protein LOC117143149 translates to MRLIVFVCCLWMARSLGQLPPEIEKCKAGDSICIAETVTRILRLYPKGLPSIGLVGLDSIWFEDVVVSRLEPDGSSTLDLKFHNLTVIGFADSTVAEAKGFEADLPRVLELSGWIPLLKLNGYYEMRGSLLTMPIHGKGQAQVEIRECRVRCKVRVLEDLRDDGKLYAGISKVKCLLDVQGMHLNFENLFNNPEMSDAMNAVANTKWLEIWHTLRRGITSAVDQLVESILKRVANKLPYDDFYRD
- the LOC117143911 gene encoding protein takeout, whose protein sequence is MHFLAYVIITIQLFGGLHGQKLPAKVKKCHYGDGKCLVESANALLKDFPKGIPEIDLKPFNVLPVRDWVLVNDSQVGGAWYYFNLINQINYGFENTTITEIRGFDKDPTTTKIEIHGKIPRLVYKGDYVAKGRMLWFVDIHSQGTSESDFLNFQFVLTLKVRVEYRNNKRYLKIYELVPNIRLDRWIMWLDNFFPDNEDLTIAVNNLFNRNWVEFWNELEPGILRLFETVFLSLFEDLFEKVPYDNLFLADEDSK
- the LOC117143148 gene encoding protein Malvolio isoform X1, with protein sequence MSSNEAYHEPGAGGDGPGGSSGASDGGSQRSNQLHHQQILNETTYLKPAAKQAYFSDEKVLIPDDDSTNVGFSFRKLWAFTGPGFLMSIAYLDPGNIESDMQSGAAAKYKILWVLLWATVLGLLMQRLAARLGVVTGLHLAEMCYRQYKRLPRWILWIMIEIAIIGSDMQEVIGTAIAIYLLSNKVVPLWGGVLITIVDTFTFLFLDKYGLRKLEFLFGTLITIMAVSFGYEYIVSAPNQGEVLEGMFVPWCSNCNSNVLLQAVGVVGAVIMPHNLYLHSALVKSRDIDRRQTKKVSEANFYFFIEASVALFVSFIINLFVVAVFAHGMYGKTNNDVVEVCKDKSMYEDAKMSFVDNVNGTAIIDADLYKGGLFLGCTFGAVAMYIWGVGILAAGQSSTMTGTYAGQFSMEGFLNLQWPRWCRVLVTRCIAIIPTFCLAMFSKMEDLTSMNDILNAVMSLQLPFAAIPTIAFTSCAAIMGEFVNGLGNKIVSILLTIVVIGVNLYFVVVQVENMEIKGGLLALVCIFAILYILFNLYLVIHMAACMGNQRLMNSRWVQRFVLPSQNSFSIKNANSTYASELTLNDNGAARSSIQNPNQNLTQRNQLR